A genomic region of Sulfobacillus acidophilus DSM 10332 contains the following coding sequences:
- a CDS encoding Chromosomal replication initiator protein dnaA (PFAM: domain; Bacterial dnaA protein~TIGRFAM: chromosomal replication initiator protein DnaA~COGs: COG0593 ATPase involved in DNA replication initiation~HAMAP: Chromosomal replication control, initiator DnaA~InterPro IPR013317:IPR013159:IPR001957:IPR003593~KEGG: nth:Nther_0001 chromosomal replication initiator protein DnaA~PFAM: Chromosomal replication control, initiator (DnaA)/regulator (Hda); Chromosomal replication initiator, DnaA C-terminal~SMART: Chromosomal replication initiator, DnaA C-terminal; ATPase, AAA+ type, core~SPTR: Chromosomal replication initiator protein dnaA;~TIGRFAM: Chromosomal replication control, initiator DnaA), with protein MLEVGLESLWADVVDRLQLELSTPSFETWVRSVVPKAIDENILTLEVPTEFVRQLIASRYTGLLRDILAKASGTTLDVRIEVAEPVDPPTTKSRPSAPVESPTTSQPSPEGEFESRLNPKYTFEAFVVGSSNRFAHAACQAVAEMPAKAYNPLFLYGGVGLGKTHLMHAVGHHVLKNSPKLRVLYVSSENFTNELINAIRDDKMVRFRQRYRNIDVLLIDDIQFVAGKERTQEEFFHTFEALHGAHKQIVISSDRPPKDIPTLEERLRSRFEWGLISDIQAPDLETRMAILAKKAQMEKLSVPDEVLHYIATRIDTNIRELEGALIRVMAYGSITRQPLTPELAYEALKDVIPETRAKPPITIRLIQEEVARHFDLKVDDFKAKKRTKAVAFPRQVAMYIARELTDASLPKIGDEFGGRDHTTVMHACEKIARDKSVDPQLNQTLQALMKRIRSR; from the coding sequence ATGCTCGAAGTCGGCCTCGAGTCGCTATGGGCTGATGTGGTGGACCGCCTCCAGTTGGAACTGTCCACCCCAAGTTTTGAAACCTGGGTCCGCTCGGTGGTCCCGAAAGCGATCGATGAAAATATTTTGACGTTGGAGGTACCCACGGAGTTTGTACGGCAGTTAATCGCCTCCCGTTACACCGGACTTTTGCGTGATATTTTAGCGAAAGCGTCGGGCACGACGCTCGATGTACGCATTGAAGTGGCCGAGCCCGTGGATCCACCGACGACCAAATCCCGCCCATCGGCCCCCGTGGAGTCCCCGACGACATCCCAACCGTCGCCGGAAGGCGAATTTGAATCCCGCCTCAACCCGAAATACACGTTTGAAGCCTTTGTGGTGGGAAGTTCCAATCGCTTTGCCCACGCAGCATGCCAAGCAGTGGCGGAAATGCCGGCAAAGGCCTATAATCCGCTCTTTTTATATGGCGGAGTGGGATTGGGAAAAACACACTTGATGCATGCGGTAGGCCATCATGTGTTAAAAAACTCCCCAAAGTTGCGTGTTTTATATGTCTCTTCAGAAAATTTTACCAACGAATTGATTAATGCCATTCGGGACGACAAGATGGTGCGCTTCCGCCAACGTTATCGCAACATCGACGTCTTGCTGATAGACGATATTCAATTCGTGGCCGGCAAAGAACGGACCCAAGAAGAGTTTTTCCATACGTTTGAGGCCCTTCACGGGGCCCATAAGCAAATTGTCATTTCAAGCGACCGTCCCCCCAAGGATATTCCCACTTTGGAAGAACGGCTACGGTCCCGGTTTGAATGGGGTCTTATTAGTGACATCCAAGCTCCGGATCTCGAAACCCGTATGGCAATTTTGGCCAAAAAAGCACAAATGGAGAAACTCTCCGTCCCGGATGAAGTATTGCACTATATCGCCACACGGATCGATACCAACATCCGCGAATTAGAAGGGGCGTTGATTCGCGTAATGGCCTATGGCTCGATCACCCGCCAACCGCTCACACCGGAACTCGCCTATGAAGCCCTGAAAGACGTCATCCCGGAAACCCGGGCCAAGCCACCGATCACCATTCGATTGATCCAAGAAGAGGTGGCACGTCATTTCGACCTGAAAGTGGATGACTTCAAAGCCAAAAAGCGGACGAAAGCCGTGGCCTTTCCGCGCCAAGTGGCGATGTATATCGCGCGGGAATTAACCGACGCCAGCTTACCGAAAATAGGCGACGAATTTGGCGGACGCGACCATACTACGGTGATGCATGCCTGCGAAAAAATCGCGCGCGACAAATCGGTCGACCCTCAGCTGAATCAAACGCTCCAGGCCTTAATGAAGCGCATCCGTTCCCGGTGA
- a CDS encoding DNA polymerase III, beta subunit (PFAM: DNA polymerase III beta subunit, C-terminal domain; DNA polymerase III beta subunit, N-terminal domain; DNA polymerase III beta subunit, central domain~TIGRFAM: DNA polymerase III, beta subunit~COGs: COG0592 DNA polymerase sliding clamp subunit (PCNA homolog)~InterPro IPR001001~KEGG: pth:PTH_0002 DNA polymerase sliding clamp subunit~PFAM: DNA polymerase III, beta chain~PRIAM: DNA-directed DNA polymerase~SMART: DNA polymerase III, beta chain~SPTR: DNA polymerase sliding clamp subunit;~TIGRFAM: DNA polymerase III, beta chain), translated as MQFEASQDQLAKALALVSRVIQPQNNLAVLSGVQLDARDNVLSITGTDLFTMLVSHIPVHVDEPGTIVVPAALTAELIHKLPTATLTVQANYDSGKAIVRYGKNQATLHGFAQERLPDFPDIEGPLRTIAIAAGTFPRLARQLLFACAKDETRPILRGVSLKLGSGRLVLAATDGSRLSQTWIPVPEYLDDPLECVLPAKAVAEAARLNTAADGELTVGSNMMRFRSSEGELVARLLDGQYPDYQRVIPQEYVAQGRINVNDFRGALERANLIAAKDRAASVRIRHTVGELQISASAQEYGQTLESVECDSHGQDLDLLFNPIYLLEALRSLEGDEALLEFSGVQSPLRIREVEHSQYSHVVLPLRQLV; from the coding sequence ATGCAATTCGAAGCGAGCCAGGACCAATTAGCCAAAGCGCTGGCTTTAGTGTCGCGAGTGATCCAACCGCAAAACAACCTGGCGGTCTTATCGGGTGTTCAGTTGGATGCCCGGGACAACGTCCTGTCGATAACCGGAACCGACCTCTTCACGATGTTGGTAAGCCATATTCCGGTTCATGTGGATGAACCGGGCACCATCGTGGTACCGGCCGCACTGACGGCCGAATTAATCCATAAGCTGCCCACGGCCACCTTAACGGTTCAGGCCAATTATGACTCCGGCAAAGCGATCGTGCGTTACGGCAAAAACCAAGCCACGTTGCATGGCTTCGCCCAAGAACGCTTACCCGACTTTCCGGATATCGAAGGGCCGCTCCGTACGATTGCGATCGCCGCGGGCACTTTTCCCCGCTTGGCCCGCCAGCTCCTCTTCGCATGTGCGAAAGACGAGACACGACCCATATTACGGGGCGTTTCCCTCAAATTAGGTTCCGGGCGTTTGGTGCTGGCGGCAACCGACGGCAGCCGACTGTCGCAAACCTGGATTCCGGTTCCGGAGTACTTGGACGATCCACTGGAATGCGTGCTACCGGCCAAAGCCGTGGCCGAAGCGGCCCGTTTAAACACGGCGGCGGATGGCGAATTGACGGTAGGGAGCAACATGATGCGGTTTCGTTCCTCCGAAGGCGAACTGGTGGCTCGGCTTTTAGACGGGCAATATCCCGATTACCAGCGCGTCATTCCGCAAGAGTACGTGGCACAAGGGCGCATTAACGTGAATGATTTCCGGGGGGCGCTTGAGCGGGCCAACCTGATTGCCGCTAAAGATCGAGCGGCATCGGTCCGCATTCGCCATACCGTCGGCGAATTACAAATTTCCGCCTCCGCTCAAGAGTACGGTCAGACCTTGGAATCGGTAGAATGTGACAGTCACGGCCAAGATTTGGATCTCCTATTCAACCCGATTTACCTCTTGGAGGCGCTGCGATCGTTGGAAGGTGACGAAGCGCTGTTGGAATTTTCCGGCGTTCAATCGCCGCTGCGGATTCGGGAGGTTGAGCACTCCCAATATAGCCATGTCGTGTTGCCGCTCCGGCAATTGGTCTAA
- a CDS encoding DNA replication and repair protein RecF (TIGRFAM: recF protein~COGs: COG1195 Recombinational DNA repair ATPase (RecF pathway)~HAMAP: DNA replication and repair protein recF~InterPro IPR003395:IPR001238~KEGG: bcu:BCAH820_0004 recombination protein F~PFAM: RecF/RecN/SMC protein, N-terminal~SPTR: DNA replication and repair protein recF;~TIGRFAM: DNA-binding, RecF), translating into MPVERIDIAHFRNITEASLTLAPHLTLVVGANGQGKTNLLEALYVILQGRDFRVASERDAIQLHESVATLTAEGRLGDHPVKWRHAIQRQPLRRLHSGPVVPVVLFSPEDVTLAKGSPEVRRRFLDLLLAPHDPHYARSLKAYHRVLLQRNRALKEAQYHGLIDDFTPLLIREGTYIWRRRSEAFQELLALAKPLHHELAGGEDLTASYHFGGAAHPVAGEETYRAEMQRRRPDEIVRQVTLVGPHRDDLEFFLNGQPAAGFASQGQLRTIALSLKLATYDWLAKETGMTPVVLLDDVLSELDSARRSRLLELVAQPGQQTLVTDTEARNFEALTPLIYHVGNGVITPWER; encoded by the coding sequence ATGCCCGTCGAACGCATCGATATCGCCCATTTTCGAAACATAACCGAAGCCTCCCTGACGCTGGCTCCCCACCTCACGCTGGTGGTGGGGGCCAACGGTCAAGGCAAAACCAATTTGTTAGAGGCGCTCTATGTGATCTTGCAGGGCCGAGACTTCCGGGTGGCTTCGGAGCGTGACGCCATTCAACTCCACGAGTCGGTGGCGACATTGACCGCTGAAGGACGGCTTGGGGATCATCCGGTTAAGTGGCGCCACGCGATTCAGCGGCAACCGCTTCGTCGCCTGCATTCGGGACCGGTCGTACCGGTCGTGCTCTTTTCGCCGGAGGATGTGACGTTGGCCAAAGGGAGTCCCGAGGTGCGGCGGCGGTTTCTGGACTTGCTATTGGCACCCCATGATCCCCACTATGCCCGTTCGCTCAAAGCGTATCATCGCGTGTTGCTGCAAAGAAACCGGGCGTTGAAAGAGGCTCAGTACCACGGATTGATTGACGACTTCACGCCACTATTGATTCGGGAAGGCACCTATATTTGGCGCCGCCGATCTGAAGCTTTTCAAGAACTCTTGGCGTTGGCGAAGCCTTTACATCATGAATTGGCGGGTGGGGAAGACCTTACCGCAAGTTATCACTTCGGGGGGGCCGCCCATCCGGTGGCGGGCGAAGAGACATACCGGGCGGAGATGCAGCGTCGCCGACCGGACGAAATCGTCCGGCAAGTCACTTTGGTCGGACCACACCGCGACGACCTGGAATTTTTTTTAAACGGCCAACCGGCCGCCGGATTTGCGTCGCAAGGGCAATTACGCACCATTGCCTTAAGCCTTAAATTGGCCACCTATGACTGGTTGGCCAAAGAAACCGGCATGACGCCGGTCGTATTGTTGGACGACGTGTTATCCGAACTCGATTCCGCACGGCGTTCCCGGCTCTTGGAGCTCGTGGCTCAACCGGGCCAACAAACGTTGGTGACCGATACCGAAGCGAGAAATTTCGAGGCTTTAACACCGTTGATCTATCATGTAGGTAACGGAGTGATAACACCATGGGAGCGATAA
- a CDS encoding protein of unknown function DUF721 (PFAM: Protein of unknown function (DUF721)~InterPro IPR007922~KEGG: cyc:PCC7424_1613 protein of unknown function DUF721~PFAM: Protein of unknown function DUF721~SPTR: Putative uncharacterized protein), with product MGAITALPQILEEMTGRYRWEPARVLRDLYRLWHEAVGPEVARHTRILGFSRGVLVVGVPSTVWGQELQLLKPAIMERIHRIVPGGLIKDLRTRVMAANRLNVDLRRQGPTERGGRFIRSRRTSATSLPQLLHQVQDHYESAREYWFHNGYHPCVVCGAPSLDGYPVCAVCQWTGQPGKE from the coding sequence ATGGGAGCGATAACGGCACTGCCGCAAATTTTGGAGGAGATGACCGGTCGTTACCGTTGGGAGCCGGCACGGGTTCTCCGCGATCTTTATCGGCTATGGCACGAAGCCGTAGGACCGGAGGTAGCCCGCCATACGCGGATTCTGGGTTTTTCCCGTGGCGTGCTGGTGGTCGGGGTGCCATCGACCGTTTGGGGTCAGGAGTTGCAGCTTTTGAAACCGGCGATTATGGAGCGGATTCACCGAATTGTCCCCGGGGGACTCATAAAAGACCTTCGAACCCGTGTAATGGCCGCCAATCGGTTAAACGTCGATCTCCGCCGACAGGGACCGACCGAACGCGGCGGCCGTTTTATCCGTTCTCGCCGTACGTCGGCGACTTCTCTGCCCCAATTGCTTCATCAGGTGCAAGACCATTATGAAAGCGCGCGGGAATACTGGTTTCATAACGGGTATCATCCCTGCGTGGTATGTGGGGCTCCGTCGCTCGACGGCTATCCGGTGTGTGCGGTCTGCCAATGGACGGGACAACCCGGCAAGGAGTGA
- a CDS encoding hypothetical protein (KEGG: bha:BH0005 hypothetical protein~SPTR: BH0005 protein) encodes MYLHIGQDVLVAYQHIVGIFDRDLLESSTDFRHYYHRLRQNNQIVGDAELAKSVIVTPTHLYFSPISASTLWRRAERDPSVWLASDED; translated from the coding sequence ATGTATTTACACATTGGTCAGGACGTATTGGTCGCCTACCAGCATATTGTGGGCATTTTTGATCGGGATTTACTCGAGTCCTCGACCGACTTTCGTCATTACTATCATCGTCTGCGGCAGAACAACCAAATAGTGGGGGACGCCGAGTTGGCCAAGTCGGTCATCGTCACCCCGACTCACCTGTATTTCTCGCCGATTTCGGCGTCCACATTGTGGCGCCGGGCAGAACGGGATCCGTCGGTCTGGTTGGCCTCGGATGAGGATTAG
- a CDS encoding DNA gyrase subunit B (PFAM: Toprim domain; Histidine kinase-, DNA gyrase B-, and HSP90-like ATPase; DNA gyrase B; DNA gyrase B subunit, carboxyl terminus~TIGRFAM: DNA gyrase, B subunit~COGs: COG0187 Type IIA topoisomerase (DNA gyrase/topo II topoisomerase IV) B subunit~InterProIPR003594:IPR013506:IPR006171:IPR002288:IPR 011557:IPR001241~KEGG: tjr:TherJR_0008 DNA topoisomerase IV, B subunit~PFAM: DNA topoisomerase, type IIA, subunit B, region 2; ATP-binding region, ATPase-like; Toprim domain; DNA topoisomerase, type IIA, subunit B, C-terminal~PRIAM: DNA topoisomerase (ATP-hydrolyzing)~SMART: DNA topoisomerase, type IIA, subunit B or N-terminal; ATP-binding region, ATPase-like~SPTR: DNA topoisomerase IV, B subunit;~TIGRFAM: DNA gyrase, subunit B), producing the protein MAGPSTPEYNENQIQVLEGLEAVRKRPGMYIGSTDVRGLHHLVYEIVDNSIDEALAGVCDRIQVTLYRDGRVGVRDNGRGVPTGIHPKVGIPTLEVVLTMLHAGGKFGGGGYKVSGGLHGVGLSVVNALSKELTATSRFNGGIFVQHYAQGKPLDALTRIGDTDETGFEVVFLPDPDIFEEVRFSFETIANRLREQAFLNSGVLLELKDEASGREMRYHYTGGVVSFVQYLNLNRDVIHPKPIAFSAERDGVFVETALQYNDSYTETLFTFANTIRTLEGGSHEAGFKAALTRVCNDYGRKLGLLKDADNNLSGDDVREGLTMILSVKLPEPQFEGQTKTKLGNSEVRGITEAIVAEGLSTYFEENPSIAKRILEKAIAAARAREAARKARELTRRKSVLESSSLPGKLTDCTSKDPAESELFLVEGDSAGGSAKQGRDRQFQAVLPLRGKILNVERARLDKILGNEEIRAMITAIGTGIGDEFDLTKARYHRIVIMTDADVDGSHIRTLLLTFFYRYMTPLIEAGYVYIAQPPLYLVKKGKQERYLYDDAALEQLLNEWGRGNDITIQRYKGLGEMNAEQLRDTTMNPETRTLLRVELEDAAAADWIFTVLMGDKVESRRDFIQEHAHLVRNLDTVG; encoded by the coding sequence ATGGCGGGACCGAGCACGCCGGAGTATAACGAAAATCAAATACAGGTATTGGAAGGCCTGGAAGCGGTCCGTAAACGCCCGGGTATGTATATTGGCTCCACCGATGTGCGAGGTCTTCACCATTTGGTGTATGAGATTGTCGATAACTCCATCGATGAAGCCTTAGCCGGGGTTTGTGACCGAATTCAGGTGACGTTATACCGGGATGGACGGGTCGGCGTGCGGGATAACGGTCGGGGCGTACCCACCGGCATTCACCCGAAAGTCGGTATCCCCACGCTGGAAGTGGTTCTGACGATGCTCCATGCCGGCGGCAAGTTCGGCGGCGGAGGGTATAAAGTCTCGGGAGGGCTGCACGGAGTGGGCTTGTCGGTGGTCAACGCCTTATCGAAAGAGTTGACGGCGACCAGTCGCTTTAACGGTGGAATATTCGTGCAACACTATGCCCAGGGGAAACCGCTGGATGCTCTTACGCGCATAGGCGATACCGACGAAACGGGTTTCGAAGTGGTCTTTTTACCGGACCCGGATATTTTTGAAGAGGTGCGGTTTTCCTTTGAAACAATCGCCAATCGCCTCCGGGAACAAGCCTTTTTGAATTCCGGAGTTTTATTGGAACTCAAAGACGAGGCGAGCGGCCGTGAAATGCGGTACCACTATACCGGCGGCGTCGTGTCCTTCGTGCAATACCTCAATCTCAATCGTGACGTGATTCACCCGAAGCCGATTGCGTTTTCCGCCGAACGGGACGGGGTCTTCGTCGAAACGGCGCTCCAATACAACGACAGTTACACCGAAACCCTGTTTACGTTTGCCAATACCATTCGAACGTTGGAAGGCGGGTCTCACGAAGCTGGGTTTAAAGCCGCGTTGACGCGCGTCTGTAACGATTACGGGCGGAAACTGGGGCTATTGAAAGACGCCGACAACAATCTGTCGGGTGACGACGTCCGCGAAGGCCTCACGATGATTTTGTCGGTCAAATTGCCCGAACCTCAGTTTGAGGGGCAGACCAAGACCAAACTGGGTAACTCCGAGGTCCGAGGGATAACGGAAGCGATTGTCGCGGAAGGTTTGTCCACCTATTTTGAAGAGAATCCCAGTATTGCGAAACGCATTTTGGAGAAGGCGATCGCGGCGGCTCGGGCGCGTGAAGCAGCCCGTAAAGCCCGTGAGCTGACGCGGCGAAAAAGTGTACTGGAATCGTCGTCATTGCCGGGCAAGTTGACCGATTGCACCAGTAAAGATCCGGCGGAGTCCGAACTCTTCCTGGTCGAGGGAGACTCGGCCGGCGGTTCGGCGAAACAAGGACGGGATCGCCAATTTCAAGCGGTCCTGCCGCTCCGTGGAAAAATATTGAACGTGGAACGGGCACGGCTGGACAAAATATTGGGCAACGAAGAAATTCGGGCCATGATTACCGCGATTGGCACCGGCATCGGAGACGAATTCGATCTGACCAAAGCGCGTTACCATCGGATTGTGATTATGACCGATGCCGACGTCGACGGGTCGCACATCCGGACCTTGTTACTCACGTTCTTTTATCGCTATATGACGCCTTTGATCGAAGCGGGATATGTCTATATCGCCCAACCCCCCCTCTATTTGGTGAAAAAAGGGAAACAGGAGCGCTATTTATATGACGATGCGGCTCTGGAACAGTTGCTGAATGAATGGGGACGCGGTAACGATATTACGATTCAACGTTACAAAGGGCTCGGCGAAATGAATGCGGAGCAATTGCGGGACACGACCATGAACCCGGAGACGCGCACCCTTTTGCGTGTGGAACTTGAGGACGCGGCGGCGGCCGATTGGATTTTCACGGTCCTTATGGGCGACAAAGTGGAGTCGCGGCGCGATTTCATACAAGAACATGCGCATCTGGTGCGCAATTTGGATACGGTGGGATAG